In the genome of Mycosarcoma maydis chromosome 21, whole genome shotgun sequence, one region contains:
- a CDS encoding uncharacterized protein (related to CSR1 - phosphatidylinositol transfer protein), producing the protein MSTIINDLGEEIQPGYRGNLSESQQRDLRETWRRIFELFEKNKDVSERVMQNGGPSKVSKQKDTTPAKNEKDAGKDIPKDDKAKEEAKKAEEMKEMNEFIDTYGGPILRTTMWEFTKMDHPDTSVLRFLRARKWDIDRALAMMAAACKFRLEKNITDIIFKGEDGLKDVPGFMNQFRRGISYIKGNTDKMENPIYFIHVARHFTSAQKHEVLQDYVLLAMENARLLTTAPYEKAVVVFDMAGFGLKNMDWQCVLFLVKCLEAYYPESLQRIYVHGAPWIFKGIWQVLQPMLDPVVRDKIKFSSKAKDLEELIPSSKIRKGMGGTMDWDWDYIEPQAGENDIMKDSKSRAKIEKEMKQLTDEFEKVSREWIETSQIDADNPELSYRREVLAQQIRLKNYQLQPFVRAKNIYQRSGLMTMDGTVTWEYPQVNGKSITQVVNDRHNYGAIIKWLQEHNEDTLEDSFGHKKLAEICDDGTIKESYGGAKSAKAGKASKDAKPDKKSSKKGAEAAGGAAAGAAAATAGAVGLKRSKSKKKEPEPEPEPEPEESDEDGFVDPESESEPEPEPEPKPKRSASTNKNLARKPSKKAGQPELDEERDDHQYNPQQPQTYTGAAVGAVTGVAAGAAGAAAAGFNYLRGANKNSNGAAGNGRNVVEEDEEDDNDEDHGVARPNQRQQPRTVDHYPDEDEEFDEDESPDDDQMSAYSDESITPETAVRPDYMLQKISASDCRIDDNDCREDLATVREAMALFLNSRMREAEELCMQGAGTRLYKAEGMALINSVKSVMTFEPADFETAIMCCQHSMKIAGFLRKKQGAIGKLISGKKGGFRSMSLVQLHAELVFAESQLLKSVLGIFYSGDSIGFVKQALGLRSAYFLVRELFRFVESVDAEAEEAEVSGKRADVIHLDQDFRSGVYLGNAVCSLVLSMLPTKTLKIMEGFGFVGDRKFSLDLFARAGGWSKSKPLPTISADEEGVRRPLCDIVILMYHLWISSYIPVTELDFEFADKVLSWNLVRYPNGIFYLFWSARLYAAQALPEKAIEYYRNAIESQREFKQLHHLCFWDLSLTYLCTCDFARAYECYDVLSRESNWSKAIYQYAKAVMLYETGMDDRAKSATIMRTVSKLTKKVAGRQIPFERFVALKAKKYNAQQNRLPLPGLEFSYLWHCIGQTPVFLLVENTLTRIDEFIDELESYHNPKSYGTGENEYWSAYCLAFFLRGVALRFVAYPEPQTLVRLPAEDTVGPIEEIQADAVQSFNKVFEHGSKLDEVDRYLVYFAHYELGRLRGCMGQDEAAKTEFRKVLSGKPLEAKGKGLIGGGSKANYLLSNMCQVRAHAAMETMRIQKSRSRTSFFHGTEGSLASQSIASKSTRSNSLASSNSRTMSMTSRGTSLSSRSGRGSIKSNTYDAEEGYRANGNGRPRAPSQTTDYSRRR; encoded by the exons ATGTCAACCATTATAAACGATCTTGGCGAGGAGATTCAGCCTGGCTACAGAG GCAACCTCAGCGAGTCGCAGCAAAGGGACCTTCGAGAGACTTGGCGACGTATCTtcgagcttttcgagaAGAACAAGGATGTCTCGGAGCGTGTCATGCAGAATGGTGGCCCCAGCAAGGTCAGTAAGCAAAAGGATACTACCCCAGCCAAGAACGAAAAGGACGCCGGCAAGGACATCCCCAAGGAcgacaaggccaaggaagaagccaagaaggccgagGAGATGAAGGAGATGAACGAGTTCATCGATACTTATGGTGGCCCCATCCTCCGAACCACCATGTGGGAGTTCACAAAGATGGATCACCCTGACACTTCGGTCCTTCGTTTCCTCCGTGCCCGAAAGTGGGACATTGACCGTGCGCTTGCCATGATGGCCGCCGCCTGCAAATTCCGTCTCGAAAAGAACATCACCGACATCATTTTTAAGGGCGAGGACGGTCTCAAGGATGTGCCTGGTTTCATGAACCAGTTCCGTCGCGGTATCTCGTACATCAAGGGTAACACCGACAAGATGGAGAACCCCATCTACTTTATCCACGTCGCCCGTCACTTTACCAGCGCACAGAAGCACGAGGTCTTGCAGGATTATGTCTTGCTTGCCATGGAGAATGCCCGTTTGCTCACTACCGCCCCCTACGAAAAggccgtcgtcgtcttcgacATGGCTGGTTTCGGTCTCAAAAACATGGACTGGCAGTGCGttctcttcctcgtcaagTGTCTCGAAGCCTATTATCCCGAATCCCTTCAACGTATCTACGTCCACGGCGCTCCTTGGATCTTCAAAGGTATCTGGCAGGTCCTCCAGCCCATGCTCGATCCTGTCGTCCGTGACAAGATCAAATTCTCCAGTAAGGCCAAGGATCTCGAAGAGCTCATCCCTTCATCCAAGATCCGCAAGGGTATGGGTGGTACCATGGACTGGGACTGGGACTACATCGAGCCCCAGGCTGGTGAGAACGACATCATGAAGGACAGCAAATCGCGCGCCAAGATCGAAAAGGAGATGAAGCAGCTCACCGACGAGTTTGAGAAAGTCAGTCGCGAGTGGATTGAAACGAGCCAAATTGACGCCGACAACCCCGAACTCTCCTACCGACGTGAGGTCCTTGCTCAGCAAATCCGACTAAAAAACTACCAGCTCCAACCCTTTGTGCGTGCCAAGAACATCTACCAACGTTCCGGTCTCATGACCATGGACGGTACCGTCACCTGGGAGTACCCGCAGGTCAACGGCAAGTCGATCACCCAGGTTGTCAACGACCGTCACAATTACGGTGCGATAATCAAGTGGCTCCAGGAGCACAACGAGGACACGCTCGAGGATTCCTTTGGTCACAAGAAGCTTGCCGAGATCTGCGATGATGGCACCATCAAAGAGTCGTACGGTGGCGCAAAGAGTGCCAAGGCTGGCAAAGCTAGCAAGGACGCCAAGCCCGACAAGAAATCGTCCAAGAAGGGCGCCGAAGCCGCTGGCGGTGCTGccgctggtgctgctgccgccaccgccggTGCTGTCGGCCTCAAGAGgtccaagagcaagaagaaggaacCTGAACCGGAGCCCGAGCCCGAGCCCGAAGAGTCCGATGAGGATGGCTTTGTGGACCCCGAGTCCGAGTCTGAGCCTGAACCTGAGCCTGAACCCAAGCCCAAGCGctccgcttccaccaacaAGAACCTCGCCCGCAAGCCCAGCAAGAAAGCCGGCCAGCCTGAATTGGACGAGGAACGCGACGACCACCAATACAACCCACAGCAGCCTCAGACGTACActggcgctgctgtcggCGCCGTCACTGGTGTCGCTGCCGGTGCCGCTggcgccgccgctgctggttTCAACTACCTCCGCGGCGCCAACAAGAACAGcaacggtgctgctggaAACGGCCGTAACGTcgtcgaggaggacgaggaggacgacaaCGATGAAGACCACGGCGTTGCTCGTCCCAaccagcgccagcagccTCGCACCGTCGACCACTATCccgatgaggacgaggaattcgatgaggacgagagcCCCGACGATGACCAGATGTCGGCCTATTCGGACGAATCCATTACCCCGGAGACTGCTGTGCGCCCCGACTACATGCTGCAGAAGATCAGCGCCTCGGACTGCCGCATTGACGACAACGACTGCCGCGAGGATCTGGCTACTGTGCGCGAAGCCATGGCCCTCTTCCTCAATTCGCGCATGCGCGAGGCCGAGGAGCTCTGCATGCAAGGTGCCGGCACCCGTCTCTACAAGGCCGAAGGTATGGCTCTGATCAACTCAGTCAAGTCGGTCATGACCTTTGAGCCTGCTGACTTTGAGACGGCCATCATGTGCTGTCAGCACTCGATGAAGATTGCTGGCTTCCTACGTAAGAAGCAGGGTGCTATCGGCAAGCTCATCAGCGGCAAAAAGGGTGGTTTCCGGTCCATGAGCTTGGTCCAGCTTCACGCCGAGCTCGTGTTTGCCGaatcgcagctgctcaagtcAGTGCTCGGCATCTTTTACTCGGGCGACAGCATCGGTTTCGTCAAGCAAGCGTTGGGCTTGCGCTCCGCTTACTTCCTGGTTCGCGAGCTTTTCCGCTTCGTCGAGTCggtcgatgccgaggccgaggaggcCGAGGTCTCGGGCAAGCGCGCCGACgtcatccacctcgaccaggACTTCCGATCAGGTGTCTACCTTGGCAATGCCGTCTGTTCGCTCGTTCTGTCCATGCTTCCcaccaagacgctcaagatTATGGAGGGCTTCGGTTTCGTCGGCGACCGCAAGTTTTCGCTCGACCTCTTCGCTCGTGCCGGTGGTtggagcaagagcaagcctctgcccaccatctcggctgACGAGGAGGGTGTAAGACGACCGCTTTGCGACATTGTGATCCTCATGTACCACCTTTGGATCTCGAGCTACATTCCCGTCACGGAGCTTGACTTTGAGTTTGCCGACAAGGTACTCTCGTGGAACTTGGTGCGTTACCCTAACGGTATCTTCTACCTGTTCTGGTCGGCCCGCCTCTACGCTGCCCAGGCGTTGCCCGAGAAGGCCATCGAGTACTACCGAAACGCCATCGAGTCACAGCGCGAGTTCAAGCAGTTGCACCACCTATGCTTCTGGGATCTCTCGCTCACCTACCTATGCACTTGCGACTTTGCACGCGCGTACGAGTGCTACGACGTGCTTTCGCGCGAGTCCAACTGGTCCAAGGCGATTTACCAGTATGCCAAGGCGGTGATGCTCTACGAGACGGGCATGGACGACCGTGCCAAGAGCGCCACCATCATGCGCACCGTCAGCAAGCTCACCAAGAAGGTCGCTGGTCGCCAGATTCCGTTTGAGCGATTCGTCGCGCTCAAGGCCAAAAAGTACAATGCTCAGCAGAACCGACTGCCTCTGCCCGGTCTCGAGTTCTCGTACCTGTGGCACTGCATCGGTCAGACGCCCGTCTTTCTACTAGTCGAAAATACGCTGACGCGCATCGACGAGTTTattgacgagctcgagtcgtaCCACAACCCCAAGTCGTACGGCACGGGCGAGAACGAATACTGGTCGGCCTACTGTTTGGCCTTCTTCCTGCGCGGTGTTGCGTTGCGCTTTGTGGCTTACCCTGAGCCGCAGACGCTGGTGCGCTTGCCTGCCGAGGACACGGTGGGTCCCATCGAGGAGATTCAGGCGGATGCCGTTCAGTCGTTCAACAAGGTGTTCGAACACGGCTCCAAGCTTGACGAGGTGGACCGCTACCTGGTCTACTTTGCCCACTACGAGCTGGGTCGTCTGCGCGGCTGCATGGGTCAGGACGAGGCGGCCAAGACCGAGTTTCGCAAGGTGCTTTCGGGCAAGCCGCTGGAAGCCAAGGGCAAGGGTCTCATCGGTGGCGGCAGCAAGGCCAACTACTTGCTCAGCAACATGTGTCAGGTTCGAGCACACGCTGCCATGGAGACCATGCGTATCCAGAAGTCGAGGTCGCGCACTTCGTTCTTCCACGGTACCGAGGGATCGTTGGCGAGCCAGAGCATCGCGTCCAAGTCAACGCGCTCCAACTCTTTGGCCAGCTCCAACAGCAGGACCATGAGCATGACCTCGCGCGGCACATCCTTATCCAGCCGATCGGGACGCGGTAGCATCAAGTCCAACACGTACGACGCCGAAGAAGGTTACCGCGCCAATGGTAACGGTCGTCCTCGTGCGCCATCCCAGACCACCGATTACTCACGCCGCCGTTGA